Below is a genomic region from Macrobrachium rosenbergii isolate ZJJX-2024 chromosome 33, ASM4041242v1, whole genome shotgun sequence.
atacatacatacacacacacatacatatatacatatatatatatatatatatatatatatatatatatatatatatatatatatatatatatatatatatatatataaacgcacattCATTTTTAACAGAAGGATTTTGGGATTTTATTAAACTATATCAGGCTCTCAAGCCAAGAACTTGGGCACTTTAGACATCGAACAGttggagttggagtggctggacagcaagataaaaactgatccagaaaataaaggagatgaagtacaaaggtCTAAATATGAAACTGGGAGACATCCCCAAAGTTTCGCTAGGAAGAAAGGAATCGGAAATGGAGGTTAAAGTACaaggttaaaaaaacaaaaaaaaaaggtgcacaTAGGGGCCGAATGGTAGCTGCAGACCTCTTTTAGTGGCGCCTACAGTgtaccatatgaggtgcactgacaacattAATCTAGATTACCGTAAGGATATTCATTCCAGCTGTTAAAGCATTCCTGTCGCGtaactttatttaaataaacattgaTAGCTTCAGACTCTAGTTTTATTTAGTCTGGTCTCCCAGAAATTCGGGGAATAAGTGGCCCATTTGCATATTCAATCATATCACACGTCAGTCGAGTCAGACTGATTACGAATCCTGGCGTCAGTCAGCGTCAGTGACTCAGTGTCAGTGATCGTCAGTCGACTCAGTCAGTTATAGTAGAGCGGACGGAAAGCAGTATCAGTCACGGGACCATAACGTAGGCAGTGTGCTCCTCGTTTTACTCAACATTTTCACCGAAAAACAAGCCAGTTTTTTGTACGTTAGTGTGATATATCATCAAGAAGAACTATTTAGTGCCCAAGTGACGAAAAGGAGACAGTTCATTCGTTATATACAAATAATTGTGACGTAATCATGCTTCTTCTTCACCGGTaaatatttacgtttatttaaACGCGAGTGATGAAAATTCACTTACGTAAACAGAAAATGTACCGTGGaaagagatatttaaaaatggctaAGTGAATAACCacaatattaaaggaaataatagatttttaaatggTTTCTGGTCCCCATGACCCgagtttgtttacaaaattacaGTTTCTTATCGGTTAGTTTAGCGTTTTCTATTTACGGGTCGGATTGAAGAAAACGGGTCATCGAAACATGAAAGGGGTGACTTTGATAAACTTCGGGCTGGTCTTCCTTCATGTGATCTCCGGGAATGCTATTGAGGTaagtgaagttctctctctctctctctctctctctctctctctctctctctctctctctctctctctctctctctctctctctctctctctctctttgtgctcgAAATTGTTTACAATTGTGTTATTAAACCTCTTGAATTATTTCTAAGAAAATTTTCCTCGtgatttagtaatttattttcgtgagagagagagagagagagagagagagagagagagagagagagagagagagagagagagagagagagagagagagtgtgtgtgtgtgtgtgtgtgtgtctgataaTGGGTAGTATATCTAAAACTGTCTAAACTAAGACAAGAACTTGTACATTTTCTATGGTTAGCTGTCAGACTTGAGCATAAACAGGTAAATACACACTCAATATACACACGGATATTGCTACGGTTTATTGGTCATGTGTACCAGTGTACACACAGAATATACATGCATTAGATAATTGGAGGCATGTGGGatttgtgtgggggtgggggtgttttGGTTGATGACTCAGGTAATTGGTGCAGGCATAACTGCCACAGGTGTGAGACCAGCAGACACCTGTGattggaaaaggagagagagagagagagagagagagagagagagagagagagagagagagagagagagagagagagagagagagagagatcagtctaCGCGCAGCTTCGTTACTTTTGCATTAACGTATCCCAGCAGGCTCCACCTTTGGGTAAGAGAAGCTTCACCATCGATTACGAGAACGACTGCTTCCTGAAGGATGGCGAAACCTTCCGCTACATCTCCGGGTCCATCCATTACTTCCGGGTGCTGCCGTCAGAATGGCGCGACCGTCTGAGGAAGCTGCGAATGGCCGGTTTCAACGCCGTCCAGACGTAAGTTGTTTTTCTGCATCTGTGATCCGGATCAAACTCACACATGCAAAGAGTGAGGTCACTTTTAACCCACAATGGCAAACCTTGCGGCTCTTAGTAAGCGTGGGTTCGAACCCCACTAAGGAAAGGAGACCTTCTTCACTGATTCCTCACTTCAAATTAAAACCTTCCACTGAACATAGTTTCTAGCATTCTTGAATAACGTCTTCTGATTATCTTAGCTCAACCGGCTACCTGCCTCACCCAAAATGCATTTGCAATGCAAGGATTTAAATCTCTTACAGTTACGTGGAATGGGCCAGCCATGAGCCCGAGCCGGATGCTTACAACTTCGAGGGGATGCTGGATGTGGAGGAATTCATCCGAATTGCTCAAGAAGAAGATTTGCTGGTCATATTGCGTCTTGGGCCGTACATAGATGCTGAGAGAGACATGGTGAGTGTAGCTGGCAAGATTTGATGCCAGCCCCACCTCTGTTTAGGGTTGTGTCATATCCATATTTAAGAGATCTTCAAGGGGATAGATTGATGATAGTGTTGTGAAGTCTATGAACACTTACTTTTGTATGTTTTGCTCTTTCATCCCCTGTAGTAGGGAATTGCTTGCAGTGTGTCATGCACAACCCACTTCAGCCAGAAAGTACCGTGGAGTCTTTGCAGAATTCCTTTTTATAAGTTCTTTCCACCTAGCTgaccaacttctttaactttctgTGCTTCAGTTTTCCCATTTTTGAGAAGCCAGTGTAAAGAGTGACGTCAGGACATGCatagaggtcaaaggtcaaacagGAATTTTCCACCACTTGAGGCATTGTGTTTCACACACATTTCCATTGCAGGGGGGACTGCCCTATTGGCTGCTTAGGAAGAACAGGGACATGAGACTGAGAACAAGTGACCCAAGTAAGTAAGATTTTGTAAAGTCCCTGGCCTCTCGGGCCTGATCAGGATCCACTGCTGCTAGCAACTGCTCTGTGTCTGTTGTGAGTTTTGCAAACGTTTAATTCTTTTCAAAGCAGCAGTGGGGCTCAGTGAGGCTTAAAGGCAAATGGAAGAAGTGTTTTATAGACTTACTACTTTgcgaaatttgtattttatttgccgCTTGTCTTTTCACAGCGTTTCTGAAGGAAGTTAACGACTGGTTCGTGAATGTGATGTTCCCAAAAGTCGAGCCGTTGCTGTATGCAAATGGAGGGCCAGTCATCATGATGCAGGTGGGATTTGCATAATTTGGTGGATTTACGACTGACCTCAATgatttacacaattttttatttttgtcaacattGGTTACTTTTGCAGATGCCAAACTCAATTTTGAGATATGAATACCTCATGCAATTTTTAAATATGGGTAATTTTAGTAGATGTCAGGTGTCATTTAACCTGAACTATGCAGTTGCCAACTGATCCTAACTTGACCCATCCTAGGACATTGAATCCTACCTGACCCATCCTAAGGGTACTGTGTCAAACCCAACCCATCCTAGGGGCACTATGTTCCACCTCACCCACCCTGGGAGCAGTGTAACACCTAACCCATCCTAAGGACACTGTGTCCTACCTAACACATCCTAAGGATCTATGTCCTACCTAACCCATCCTAAGGACACTGTGTCCTACTTAACCCAACTTAAGGGTGCTGTGTCCCACCTAACCCATCTTAAGGGCACTTTGTCCCAACTAACCCATCCTAAGGCCCCTTTGTCCTACCTAACCCATCCTAAGGGCACTATGTCCCACCTAACACATCCTAAGGTCACTGTGTCCCAACTAACCCATCCTAAGGGCACTTTTTCCTACCTAACCTATCCTAAGGGCACTATGTTCTACCTAACACATCCTAGGGCACTGTGATTCCAGACACCCTACTtatatttcatagtttatttagtCAAACACCTTACATATTCAGGTAGAAAATGAATACGGAAGTTATCCATCCTGTGATTACGCTTACACCGCCCACCTGCGCTCGCTGTATCGCAAAGCGTTCGGAGATTCAGTTCTCCTCTTCACGACCGACGGAGATGGGGTGGGCTACCTGAAATGTGGCAAGATCCAAGATGTCTTCTCCACTATCGACTTCGGGACTGGAGGTGAGCGTAGATCACTTCTGTTTCTTCCGTTTTCTTCTGTTTGTTGGTTCCCATTATCAAAATTCAATTACTCTTGTTAGTAAGCATATTCGTTGGTGCATATTTTAATTAGAACTGTTGACGTCATACTTTGAAACTACGACAACTTGTAAATAGTTGAAAATTTCAACCAGAACAAATAACGACTTAGAAGTCAAGGACACAAATCTTTCGCTGATTTTGTGTCTAACTTTCCTTGCAGTTAACTTAGAGAAGGCATTCGGCTCCCAGAGATTGTTCCAGCCTCGTGGACCCTTGGTGAATTCAGAGTATTATCCAGGGTGGTTGGACCACTGGGGCGAACCGCACAGTACTGTTGACGCAAAAGTAAGTTGACTGTAAAATGAGTTCTCtccattctcttcttttttgtgcACAATCTGCCTGAGCCCTGAGTTCCCATTTGGTCTTGGTCTTCTTCTTTGctccttttctgtgatttttaagaggatttctctccttttctcatcacatgtccaaaccacgCCCATTTGTATCAGAAGATTTCTATGACTGATGTTGTTGGTCAGAGCTGTCAATCTTTAGATGTACTCAACTTTCAGATAAATTGGAGAATTGTGAAACCTTAACGAATTTATTAATCACTAGACTATTATAATTCCTGTCTCCCAACAGAAAGTTGCCCAGTTTCTAGATGACATGCTATCGCTCAATGCTTCCGTAAACATGTACATGTTCCATGGAGGAACCTCATTTGGCTTTGGGGCAGGTAAGACAAAATAATGCCTTCCCATTTTTCAAATTACTTGTAAAATGGTCTCTACAGATTCCCGATGCGTTGAGATATTAGTAATTCCACGTAAAAAATGGCTCTTGTCATTATGGTAACCTATTTCCGTAGGTTCTAACTTGGGCTCGAAGTTTCTCGTTTGTCCAACGTCGTACGACTACGATGCTCCTTTGTCTGAAGCTGGGGACCCAACCGAGAAGTATTGGATGCTGAGAAATGTCACTCAGAAGGTATGGTGTGATTGTTTTATGGGGTGTTCACTTTAGCACTTGTTGATAAATTGCCCTGAAATTGTTGAGAGTTCATAGAGTGTGTTCAATATAGCAAAGAACAGCCAAAACAGTTGTCCCTCGCGTTCACACATTGTTCGCAATCATTTCTCACAGCAAGGCTAGATAAACATTGTTTTCACTGGAGGAATTACTCAAATGAGGTCAAATCACGCACTGACTTTCATTGGACAGATAATTAGagagtttattgtttatttggtCAGAAGTTTCCGTAAGAGGTTTGAATTAAACTCCTGGATCTCCAGTGACGTCTTTCAAGTTACAATTATATTTAGTATTCTCAGATTATTTCTTCTAACAGTATAGTAGGATTTATAGTAACTGTGATTATGCAAATCCTACATTTACACCCATTTTCATAGCCAGTAAAGTGTCTAAGAGCacagacatatatgaaaattattttacgcAGATCACGCAAATCTTAAATTTTCTTTCCACTGTCTTGGCACGAACCTGCATCCAGAAGATTCCATTCACTCTGATAATGCAAAGcttccatttcactttttttcacaACCAGTGCAGTGATTGGAAGCATAatagaataaggaaaataatcctATCATTTCAGTACTTACCTTTACCTCCCGGAGACGTCCCTCCGCCATCACCAAAATACAGCTACGGGAAGGTCCAGATGACAGTCTTGGGCAGCGTGTTACAGCTGGCAACTGTGCTCCAGTCTGTCAATGCTACGTGGCCTCTGACGTTTGAGGAGTTGTCTGTCTCCAGTGGACTTGTTCTCTACGAGACAATTATTCCCTTCAGAACTGTGAGTGAAACAGATAATCTGATGTTGACTGAAGTCCATTTTTAGGGAAAGTCAGATAAATGCTGCATCTAGTTGTAGGTGAGGTGGGGTCGTTTTTGTAGCAAATGTTGGAGGTAAACTGACTGTGATTAATCGGAGGTTTGAGGAAAGTCAAATGAATAGATAGTAAAGTACATTCTACGGCTCACATTGGAACATTTAGCAGATGGAAGAGTTCCTGTGGTAGACATTAAGAGGTAACATCTCCAGataatgcagtaaattaaaagaCTACTTTTTACCACCGACAGCCTGATCCTGCGCGACTCACTATCAGCGACATCCACGACAGAGGCTACGTCTTCGTAGACCAGCACTATGTTGGGGTGGTGTCCCGCGAGGCGAGTCTCTTCGACCTTCCTCTGCAGTCTCTTCCCAACCAGACGCTTTCGGTACTCGTGGAGAGCCAGGGGCGCGTGTGCTTTGGTCCAAATATCAACGATTTCAAAGTTGGTAAAATTGCGTGTTCATAAGCGACACCTCAACTTGACGGACCTCACCTTAGCAAACTTTCATCTTAGCAGCCTcgttattatgaatatttttaatgctgccattttagatgtgatacatttttggACAGATATCTTAAATTGAACGTCAAGTGTAAAGTACATGTTATTTTAGACGAGGAACTACGTGGAATTACCATTAGTTGTAAGACattcaaaaaattttcaagtgCAGGCAATAGGTTAGGAACTctgttacttaatggactttgttacccATCAGAACGACAGacccccaaagtgtctgttaagttgaggtgatACCATATTTCAGTCTCACATAATCACCAACTTGATTTCAAAGGTTCAAGACCAAAGTGTAAGGAGATGGAGCATCAGAGATATCTGTGGTTTTAGGAACCATTAAGTAATCCAGCAGTACAGTAGATCCTAGCACATATACTCCCCAATAAATATCCTGGACTTATGTAACTTGGACTGTTTAATAGTTTTAAATGTGTTAGAAGgtgacactattattattattattattattattattattattattattattattattattattattattattattattatcatgtgttTGTTTGAGAGTAGATTCACAGGCTCTCCCAGAGGACTTGTCTCTGGATGGAAAGTGAGAATTAAAGCAACATAAACTTAAGCTAAGTTTGATGGCTAAGTATAGATAAACATTTGGCAACTTGAACCATACACTCAGTCCACCAGATCTTTTTGTTATCCCTAGGTGCCACTAATGTCTTTCCTGGGGTTGCTGCTCCACGGAGCCTCGTAGCACCTGCTTACCACTTCGCACAGTTCATTGAGTGTTTCCTACCCTGTATTGCCAATCCTTGGGGTTACCTGAGTGCAGTTTGTGTTTCTTGACCCTTATAATTGCCCTTTGGTTTTCCTGTCTTGTTTTTATTAGGACTTTGCTAGATAAGATCACTAAGTTATGACTATCCCATCAACCTAACCCAAGCTAACGCAACTCAACCTAGATTTTACTTTCCTCGTCACTGTTGATCTTGTAGTGTAATGGGGTGCCTCCTAGGGGTTCATCAACTGAGAACCCTTCTGTACTCTGCATAGAATGTAACTCATCTTGAAAGTGTCATGCAACTTCTTACTAAACTTACATGTAACCACATTATTCCTGATTGTAGAAAAGTACTCAGGCctttaaagaaaagagaggtttGTGGACTGTTTGTGGAGGGAATGGGTGGGTTCACATGGAGTCTTTCGACAGAGTGAACCACAGGGGTGGTACTTCGTGCAGTGAAGACTAAAACGTTCTTTGCAACAGCCATTCTTAGCCCCAGCTGCATTGCTGTCTGCCTTTTTAACTTTGCATTCACTCCCTTTGTCTTTTACTTACTGGGATGTCCAACTTTTAAGGCTTACCTTGCACAAATTTTCCAGTCATTCAAGAACAAATACTTCAGGGTGGGGGGAGCCCTATGAGCATCTAGAAATGGGATTTGGTAATCTGTACAAACTACTGTACTTTTACAAAGAGATACGGCTTCATTACGCGTAAACGTTGAATCTTGTTTCCGACGTTTTGCAGGGCTTGACGACGAGACCAACCCTTGAGGACCGTGAGCTGAAGAACTGGAGGATGACCCCTATCCCAGTCACCCACACGAAACGGCTTTCATCCGCACTGAGTAATCTGAGGAAAAAGTTAGAGGAACAGCCACTGGTGCACGCTGAGTTGCGAGGAACGCCTCAGGGTGGGATGTCATTCTACAGAGGGTCATTTGTGATTCCAGATGAAGTTGATCACCCTCAGGATACTTTTCTTA
It encodes:
- the LOC136855871 gene encoding beta-galactosidase-like isoform X2 translates to MKGVTLINFGLVFLHVISGNAIEAPPLGKRSFTIDYENDCFLKDGETFRYISGSIHYFRVLPSEWRDRLRKLRMAGFNAVQTYVEWASHEPEPDAYNFEGMLDVEEFIRIAQEEDLLVILRLGPYIDAERDMGGLPYWLLRKNRDMRLRTSDPTFLKEVNDWFVNVMFPKVEPLLYANGGPVIMMQVENEYGSYPSCDYAYTAHLRSLYRKAFGDSVLLFTTDGDGVGYLKCGKIQDVFSTIDFGTGVNLEKAFGSQRLFQPRGPLVNSEYYPGWLDHWGEPHSTVDAKKVAQFLDDMLSLNASVNMYMFHGGTSFGFGAGSNLGSKFLVCPTSYDYDAPLSEAGDPTEKYWMLRNVTQKYLPLPPGDVPPPSPKYSYGKVQMTVLGSVLQLATVLQSVNATWPLTFEELSVSSGLVLYETIIPFRTPDPARLTISDIHDRGYVFVDQHYVGVVSREASLFDLPLQSLPNQTLSVLVESQGRVCFGPNINDFKGLTTRPTLEDRELKNWRMTPIPVTHTKRLSSALSNLRKKLEEQPLVHAELRGTPQGGMSFYRGSFVIPDEVDHPQDTFLKLNGWRKGIVWVNGFNLGRYWPEVGPQLTLYVPRGILKNGTNSVLVLEQEVSPCALPSNCFVTLQDKHEIAGPTPFSN
- the LOC136855871 gene encoding beta-galactosidase-like isoform X1; the protein is MKGVTLINFGLVFLHVISGNAIEQAPPLGKRSFTIDYENDCFLKDGETFRYISGSIHYFRVLPSEWRDRLRKLRMAGFNAVQTYVEWASHEPEPDAYNFEGMLDVEEFIRIAQEEDLLVILRLGPYIDAERDMGGLPYWLLRKNRDMRLRTSDPTFLKEVNDWFVNVMFPKVEPLLYANGGPVIMMQVENEYGSYPSCDYAYTAHLRSLYRKAFGDSVLLFTTDGDGVGYLKCGKIQDVFSTIDFGTGVNLEKAFGSQRLFQPRGPLVNSEYYPGWLDHWGEPHSTVDAKKVAQFLDDMLSLNASVNMYMFHGGTSFGFGAGSNLGSKFLVCPTSYDYDAPLSEAGDPTEKYWMLRNVTQKYLPLPPGDVPPPSPKYSYGKVQMTVLGSVLQLATVLQSVNATWPLTFEELSVSSGLVLYETIIPFRTPDPARLTISDIHDRGYVFVDQHYVGVVSREASLFDLPLQSLPNQTLSVLVESQGRVCFGPNINDFKGLTTRPTLEDRELKNWRMTPIPVTHTKRLSSALSNLRKKLEEQPLVHAELRGTPQGGMSFYRGSFVIPDEVDHPQDTFLKLNGWRKGIVWVNGFNLGRYWPEVGPQLTLYVPRGILKNGTNSVLVLEQEVSPCALPSNCFVTLQDKHEIAGPTPFSN